The sequence below is a genomic window from Lentimicrobium saccharophilum.
ATGAAAAAATAATATCTTTCAAAGATTACCCGGATAACCGGTTTTTTGAGGGCACCAAAACCGAATATCATTTTATTACATCGCCCGGGCAGAATGAAGGACTTGCCTTTGTGAGCAGCTACAAGCTTTATATGACGGAAGAAGGCAGCGGCAGTACCACAGGTTATCTGTATGAAATTGTTTTACCTCAACCTCATTCTGCTGCAAATCAGGTATTAAATCCCAATGGTCTTTTTGTTTACCCCAATCCGGCAAAGGAATTTCTTGGGTTTTCCCGGAAAATTGAGGGAGAGGCGGCAGTGTATTCCGTCGCCGGAATTTTCATGAGAACACTGGCAGTGCATAACGGCACCGTCAACATTTCTTTTCTTAAACCAGGCTTCTATTTTCTATCCGTTATTATCAATCGGAGATGCTTCTTTGTACCTTTTCAGAAGGTTTGATTGTGGTTGGTGCTGTTGTTTCACAGATACTAATACTTTGGCTGTTTCCAGGCAGAACAGGGTTTTATCGCCTTTAAAATACCTGTATTCTTCCTTTCACCTGAGCATATTCTGATTTTTATTGTTATATGCTAAACTGGTTAAATGAAAGTAATATTATCCGGAGCCACCGGTTATATCGGCAAGCGACTGCTTCCATTGCTGATTGAAGCCGGGCATGAAGTTACCTGTATTGTTCGCGACCGCCGCCGGTTTCAATCGCACAGTAAAACCCCGGGGAAGCTTACGGTTACCGAAGGCGATTTTCTGAGGCCTGAAACCCTGAGTACTCAGAATATCAAGGCTGATATTGCATTTTATCTTGTTCATTCCATGAGTTCGGCCATCGACCGTTTTGAAGAAATGGAAGTTCAGTCTGCAAATAACTTTGTTGCCGCTGCCAAAAGCTGGAATGTAAAACAGATTATTTTTCTGAGCGGGCTTCAAAATGCTGCGTCGGGCTCCCCGCATCTGCTCTCCCGGTTGAAAGTGGAGCAGGTTTTAATACAGAGTGGTATTCCTTACACCATCCTCAGGGCAGGAATTATTGTAGGTTCGGGAAGTGCATCGTTTGAGATTATCCGTGATCTTACCGAAAAACTTCCTGTAATGGTGACTCCCCGCTGGCTGAATACCCGTTGTCAGCCCATAGCTGTCAGAGACGTTATAAACAGCCTGATATCGGTGATGATGCACACGCCTGTTTTTAACCGGGTTCTTGATATCGGCGGGCCGGACATACTCACCTACAAACAGATGCTGCTGCAATATGCCGAAGTAAGGGGCCTCCGGCGAAAGATTTTTATACTTCCGCTCATGACCCCGCGGCTTTCATCGTACTGGTTGTATTTTATTACAAGCACGTCCTATAAACTGGCGGTAAATCTGGTGAACAGCATGAAGGTGGAAGTAGTCTGCCGGGAAAATTATACCGAAAACCTGACAGGTATTAAACCGCTCACCTATAAAGAATCCATATCGCTTGCGTTTGACAAAATTGCCCGGCATCATGTGGTGTCAAGTTGGAAAGATGCACTGGTGAGCAGTAGCAAACGCTCAAGTCTTAAAGAATACATCGCTGTTCCTGAGTTCGGATGTTTTCACGATGTCAGGCAAACTGAAATAAAATGCAGCACAGGGGATGTAATTGCGAATATCTGGGGAGTCGGAGGAGAGAATGGCTGGTATTATGCTGATTTTTTATGGAAAGTCAGAGGATATATTGACAAGGTTGCCGGCGGTATCGGCCTCAGGCGCGGACGCACCAATTCCGATGAAATATTTGCAGGTGATGCCCTTGATTTCTGGAGGGTACTGGTGGCAGATAAATCTGAAGGCAGGCTGCTTATTTATGCTGAGATGAAATTACCCGGAGAAGCATGGCTTGAATATAAGATTATTGAAAACAATGGTGTTGCTTCTCTCAGACAAACGGCAACTTTCAGGCCCAGAGGCTTAAGCGGGAGATTGTACTGGTATGCAGTGTGGCCGCTGCACCAGATTATTTTCAAAGGAATGAACAGCCGCATGGCTGCAGCCAGGCTGGTTCCATAATATTAATAAACAGGACTTATTTCAATCTTAACCGGCTCAAAATCAAGCCGGAAGTTTTCCAGGGTATATTTCTTTTTGCCGTTTTCTCCGGAGGAAACATATGCCCGGCTCTGCAAAGTCTTTGAAATGACTACTGTAATCCCGGTTGTGCCAATAAATCCCGTTCTTCTAATCTCACTCAACAGTTTGTTGTTGGCAAGATAACGGGTGGCAAGCTCCCTGAAACCCGGAGCATCTGTGTCTAAAAGTCCCGACTGGGGAGGATTCAATAACCCATATTCCTCATTTCCATGGATGGGGAAGCGGCGTGCGGCCGGAGTTACTTTCATATCCGACAGGTTTATTTCATCGCCATGCTCCAGGTAGCTGAATTTCAGGTTGGCGATTTTTAACCGGGGAGCTGCTCCATTGATTTGTACTTCCTCAGCGTTCAAAATCGTGAGTCCGTTTTCACCGATGACCTGTATTTTATTTTCCGCGGCATAATAGATTAAAGCAGTGTTTTCGTCGACACCCACTCCAAAGCTTGCTTTGTCCCTGCTCTGAGCCAGTGCCATACACAATCTTCCCAGCCTTGCTCTTTGATTAAAATGCTGGTCAACAATGCCAAAGCGGAAGAATCCAAGTCCATTGGTCAGAAAGAGGGGTTCTCCGGGGCTATTCTCTCCTCCGGGCCCCGGTGCGGAGGTGTCAGAGCTTAGTCCGAAGGCTCCTGACGAACTACCGCCGGCAATCATCACCGGCCCCATAATAGCTGCCCCGGCGCTGCTTCCGCCAATCATTCCGCCTCTTGCATAAACTTCATTTACAGCCTGTAATACCAAAGTCGGGTTCCCATCAGCCCTTATAAGCGTCATCAGCACCCTCATCTGATCTCCACCGGTAAACCATACCGCAGTGCAGGTTTTCAGTATTCCGGCAACCCGCTTGTCTTCGGCATTGCCGGCCCATTTTGATTCATCGGCAAATTCAGTGCTTTTGTCATCCATCATGGCAACATTCACCAGATGAATGTTGCCTGGCTTTACCCCATAACTTATAAGCGTTTCCTTAAAGCCTTCGAAAGCGCTTACCGGAGCACCACTGGCGGCAGGAATCACCCCGAAAACCGCCTTTTCGGCACCCCCGGCCAGCTCAAGAATTTTTTCGTATACCGCCTTATTCTCACTTTTTAAAGCGCCACCGGCAATAAGCAGGCTCCCTTTCTGCTGTGCAGAAACTCCGGGCATCATCAACCGGGATATCAGAAATAGAAACAGAACGCTGTACTTCATTTTGCTATAAGTAAGTTGCAAAAATACCAACTCAGGGCGTAGGTTGTTCATCCTTCCCGAACTTCCTGTGTTTCCCTCTGTACTGATTTCTGCTTCGAAAGCCCACTTTTGTTAATTTTGTAAACCACCATCAAAAACACGAGTATGATGTACCTGATAAAAAATGCAACTGTATACAGCCCCGAAAACAAAGGTAAGAACGACGTGCTGATTGCTGCGGGTAAAATAATTTCCGTAGCTCCGGTGATTGAGATTCCTGAAAGCCTGAATATTAAAATTATTGAAGCTGAGGGACTTATACTTACCCCTGGCTTTATTGATGCCCATGTTCACATTGCAGGTGCCGGTGGCGAAGGGGGACCTGCCAGCCGTACACCGGAACTGCAGTTGAGCGATATGATCAAAGCCGGAGTTACTACGGTAGTAGGCTGTCTGGGTACCGATGGAATCACCCGGAGTGTGGAAAGTGTGCTGATGAAGGTAAAATCTCTGCGGGCCGAAGGAGTGTCGGCCTGGATGTACACAGGCTCCTATCAGGTACCGGTTCCAGCCATTACCGGGGATATTGCACGCGATATTGCATTGATTGACGAAGTGATCGGAGTCGGAGAAGTTGCCGTTTCTGACCACCGCTCATCGCTGCCCACGGTGGAGGAGCTTAGCCGGATCGCGGCTCATGCGCGCGTAGCGGGAATGATCGGCGGAAAAGCAGGGATTGTCAACATTCATATGGGGGATGCCAGAGACCCTTTCAGGCCCCTATATCAGGTTGTAGAAAGCAGCGAGCTCACACTCAGGCAGTTTCTGCCTACCCACATCAACCGGAACGAATATATCTTTGAGGATGCCAAAAAATATGCTTTGCAGGGCTATGTTGACATTACCACCAGCTCATATCCCTATTTCCCGGAATATGAAATAAAACCATCCAGTGCACTCAGGCAGCTTCTGGATGCCGGGGTTCCCGCTGAACACATTACATTCACATCGGATGCCTGCGGGTCGTTGCCCGGATTTGATCCTGTAAGCGGAGATCTGGTGAGGCTCGAAAGCGGGCTGCCTGCCTCCAACCTCACAGAGCTGCGTGATGCCGTGCTCGACGAAAAAATTCCACTGGAAACTGCCCTTCAGGTGCTTACCTCAAATCCTGCACGAATCCTTAAGCTAAAACAAAAAGGGAGAATTGCTCAGGGTTTAGACGCCGACCTGCTGCTGCTGAACCAGCATTTTGAAATTCATTCGGTATATGCTCTTGGCGTTTGCCTGATGGAAAATTACAAAATTCTGAAAAAAGGGACATACGAAAGATAAAGCGTTCCAGCCAATTCTCAAAAAC
It includes:
- a CDS encoding SDR family oxidoreductase, with amino-acid sequence MKVILSGATGYIGKRLLPLLIEAGHEVTCIVRDRRRFQSHSKTPGKLTVTEGDFLRPETLSTQNIKADIAFYLVHSMSSAIDRFEEMEVQSANNFVAAAKSWNVKQIIFLSGLQNAASGSPHLLSRLKVEQVLIQSGIPYTILRAGIIVGSGSASFEIIRDLTEKLPVMVTPRWLNTRCQPIAVRDVINSLISVMMHTPVFNRVLDIGGPDILTYKQMLLQYAEVRGLRRKIFILPLMTPRLSSYWLYFITSTSYKLAVNLVNSMKVEVVCRENYTENLTGIKPLTYKESISLAFDKIARHHVVSSWKDALVSSSKRSSLKEYIAVPEFGCFHDVRQTEIKCSTGDVIANIWGVGGENGWYYADFLWKVRGYIDKVAGGIGLRRGRTNSDEIFAGDALDFWRVLVADKSEGRLLIYAEMKLPGEAWLEYKIIENNGVASLRQTATFRPRGLSGRLYWYAVWPLHQIIFKGMNSRMAAARLVP
- a CDS encoding cyanophycinase; protein product: MNNLRPELVFLQLTYSKMKYSVLFLFLISRLMMPGVSAQQKGSLLIAGGALKSENKAVYEKILELAGGAEKAVFGVIPAASGAPVSAFEGFKETLISYGVKPGNIHLVNVAMMDDKSTEFADESKWAGNAEDKRVAGILKTCTAVWFTGGDQMRVLMTLIRADGNPTLVLQAVNEVYARGGMIGGSSAGAAIMGPVMIAGGSSSGAFGLSSDTSAPGPGGENSPGEPLFLTNGLGFFRFGIVDQHFNQRARLGRLCMALAQSRDKASFGVGVDENTALIYYAAENKIQVIGENGLTILNAEEVQINGAAPRLKIANLKFSYLEHGDEINLSDMKVTPAARRFPIHGNEEYGLLNPPQSGLLDTDAPGFRELATRYLANNKLLSEIRRTGFIGTTGITVVISKTLQSRAYVSSGENGKKKYTLENFRLDFEPVKIEISPVY
- the iadA gene encoding beta-aspartyl-peptidase, with the translated sequence MMYLIKNATVYSPENKGKNDVLIAAGKIISVAPVIEIPESLNIKIIEAEGLILTPGFIDAHVHIAGAGGEGGPASRTPELQLSDMIKAGVTTVVGCLGTDGITRSVESVLMKVKSLRAEGVSAWMYTGSYQVPVPAITGDIARDIALIDEVIGVGEVAVSDHRSSLPTVEELSRIAAHARVAGMIGGKAGIVNIHMGDARDPFRPLYQVVESSELTLRQFLPTHINRNEYIFEDAKKYALQGYVDITTSSYPYFPEYEIKPSSALRQLLDAGVPAEHITFTSDACGSLPGFDPVSGDLVRLESGLPASNLTELRDAVLDEKIPLETALQVLTSNPARILKLKQKGRIAQGLDADLLLLNQHFEIHSVYALGVCLMENYKILKKGTYER